GTTGGAAACGTGGGTCATGCACCGTCACCTCGAAGAACTCGTAATCGTCGGAGCTTGCGTCATCCGCGGAAGGTCTTCCTACCAGAACGGCCGATGTGTCAAGCATGAGCATCAGTTGTTGAAAGCCGCCTGCTAAGGGCAGCATCTGATAAAACGAAGCGGCCTGAATCATCTCGGCCAGCGAGTGGTAGCAAAGATGGTTCTCGACGTTCTGCACCAACCGAATGCCCCGCAGCAGCGGCGTTCCGATCGAAGCTTTCGCTGCGGGCGTATCGATTTGATGTGTCTCAGAAAATGCCGCTTCCGCGCGGACCTCCGCCGCGAAAACCAGCTGAAACGCCCGCACACCGGTGGCATCTTGCGAGGCGATCGGCACGCTACGGGCGTCGTCAGCGTCGGTGTGGTTCGCCAGCATCAAGGTGGCATCTGGTGGACGATCGGTTTGCGCGTTGTGCCAGATGTTGAGCTTGATGTTGTACTCGAATTGTGCCGCATCGATCAGACGGGAGGATGCCAATTCCCATGAAGCGGCTGCAAACGAAAGATCAAGCGGCGCCTGATAAATGGCCGACGTCCAGACACAACGGTCGCTGCCGCGTGACACGATGGTCGGAACCCCGTTTACGTTGGTATCGAAACAGTTCTGAAATTTGCCGCGTCGAAAGTCCTCGCTTCCGGCTAAGGAATGGGTACGAGTTTCAAACGGATTGGCAAACAGGGAAGGAAACATCTCTTTTTGCACCCGGATTTCGATGAGCGGCGTTGGCTGATCATCGGCCATCGTCAGCAGCGGCGCAAGATCGGTCCTTTCAAGCAACAATTCGATTCCGGCGATGTCCCAGATTTGATCCGGTAGTAGACGAGGTGTCCGATTGGCTAAACCAATGTCCGCCGCTAGATTCGGTTGCCCGTTCTGATTCAACAGGTACGAGGAGGAACTCCCCAGCGTTACATGATCAGAAATCATCAGATATTTCCGTCTCCTGCACTTCGAACCAGAAATCAACGCGAATATCGGGCCCGATTCCATTACCAAATCGCACCCGCAGAGATTCGTCGTGTGCCCCGTTTCCTCGCTCGGCCAAGGCGGGGAACGACACGTCGAGTGGGATCTGCCCCAACACGATGTCGACCGCTTCGCCGTTCCACATGATTTCGGCGCCCCGCATTCGCTGCTGATCGGTTCCAGGAACCTCGCGCCTCTCGACAACTCGCTTGTTTTCGCCAGCTGCGGAGACCGAGCGAGCTTGCGTGTGATCGTCGGAGTGCCGAACGGTTTCCGATCGCATGAAACAGGTTTTCGAGGACGACTTCGAGATGGCACCTTGGCTGCCGAATGAATGCTGATACGTCAGCGCCGGTGTCAGTAAGCTTGAACTCGACGAAAGGAATAGCACGCTTCCCCCGACATTAAACCCGTTCCCTGCATTAAAGGCGGCTAGGGCAGGAAGGCTGGCCGGAAGAAAGCCGGGGAACATGGGTGAGAGGGTCTGGTAAGCCGCTATCAAATTGGTGATCGCTCCCCAGGCAGCCAACGGATCGGGCTGCACGATCCCGCGGATCTGCGAATAGAGTTCTTCGATCCCTAGCAATAACCCTTTGACCGAGTCTTGGGCGATGGGAACAGGCGAGAACGGGGACATCGCGACGGACTTCATGCCGGTGACAACCGGCACTTCCGCGACGCCACGCCAATAATTGAACTCATAGGAGAGTGGGTTCTCAGGCGATCCGGTGGCAGGATCACGGACCGGACCAGGAATGAGTAGGGACGAATCGGCATCGGCCAAAAACCAATTGCCGACCGTGCCAATCGTATCGGTGAATAGGCCGTGTCCTAGATTCAAATAGTTGGCTGCCGCCTCCCACGGGGTGGTCAAATCCTCAGTCGGAACGATACCAGGCGTCTTTACTTGGGTGCCTGGCTTCAGGAACGTTTGTGGGTAAAGGTGATCGGTATGAGCGCGTGCTTCTTGCGTGGTGTAACTATCGCCAATCTGTTTGCCATCAGGCTTATGAACACCATCGCCGCTTTCAACCTGTGTCCAGCCATGGCTGGTCAAGTCGGATTGTCGAACGTCGAAGTTATCGCCCGTTTCTTCAGGAAAGCGACCGGCATAGGGGTTTGTCGGATCGGAGGAGTAAACATTACTCTTTTCAAATTCGACCGCTCTTCGACGCGAGTTACCCAAGATCCTGGCATGCCCTGATTGCATAAGATCAGCCAGGCTGCGAACCGAGAGTAGCTTGCGAACAGGACCATTGCCGGTGGCATGCTCGACCGAGAAGTTGAAGTCGCTATCCCCCAGTTTCGAATAGTCTTCCGCGAGATTCTCGCCGATCAAACGAAAATGAAGCGTGCTCGCTCTGAGGCGTCGGCCTGACATCGGGTGCAAACTGACATGCGCGGATTGAATCCATTCGGCCAGCATCACCACAAACTGCCCCGCTTCTTCTCCCAAGTTAGTTAGTTCAATCTCGAAAGTCTTTAGATTCGAAGGGCGGCTGAACGAAATCGCACTCACACCAGGCGGACTATTCGCGGCGAGGTGATCCTGCAACCCTTTCCAAGAAACGTCTTGGTTGTTTGTCACGACACGATCAGCCAACAAATATTTATACTTGCGCAGCTCCTTGTTTCGGCAACGAAGCGAAGAGACCCCGCTCGGAAAATCGAGTTCGAAGATTCGCAGCCCTACCTTTTGAACGGGAGTTACCTCACCGATCGGCAGCTGCACGGCTTTGGCCCAGGCTTCGAGGTTCGGATTGTCTTTGGAAGGGATCGGCAGCCATAGCTCGATCCCGGAAAGTGTTCGCAGGAACTCGTCAGACTGTTGACAAACCAAGGAAATGCTTTGGTGAGTCGGAACTGGCATACTGACAAACGACTCGCCCACGTCGGGTAGATCGGTCGGCTTGGCGCGATACCGACTTGCTGGCCGGAACGGTGCTGCCCCTGAAAAGGTTTGGTAAGTATCGTTCACCCCACCGAATCGCCTCCATTGACCGCGAACCGGTTCTGCTTGCAACCCATCTGGCTCGCGTGGCGTATCGGTCACCACGGCGATCGTTCCTCCTGGGACATGATGCTGGTAATGCGTTTGCTCTTGCCAGGCGAAAACATATAGATACGGGATGACCATTCCGCGCGATTCGCGGACTTCGAGGGAGCCATCGGTGCGATGGATGATGTGGCGAACCAAGCGCGGAATGTCGGAGACTTTGAGCGATAGCTGCTTCGCTTTGGTTGGCTCGATGTGCATGAAATGAAATCCGCTGGCGTGGTTCATCTCTTGCTGCGTGTAATGCAAATCGGAATCAATGAAGTTTCGTTCGCTGCGATCACCTTCCGCATGAGCGGCGACAGATAGACGGAACTCTCGTGGCAGGCCATAGTTAGCCGAGGACTGACCGAATTGATCGATCGAATACTCAAGTTCGGGATAGCCACAATACGCGATGCCTCCCACCAGCGGCGCGTCTGCGGTTAGATTAATTGCGAAGGTCGCGCTCATCCGATCTGTGGGAGCGTCATCGTCTAGTAGATCTTGCGAACGGGCAAATATGCCGTAAAACGGAGCGTCATTGGGGAATGGCGATGCCAAAGAATGATTCGCGATCAGAGGCAGCTGCTGCGGATCAGGCAACCAGGTCGCGCGACCATCGGATGTTTCGAACGTCACTTGTGGTCGATAAGTCAGCAACTGATCTGCCTGACTCGCCGCATGAAAGTCGTTCTGCGGTTGGAGGTGTACCTCCAAGTTGGCAAGCTCCGCCGAGACAGAAAGAGAATCCAGCTCCAGCGAGAACGACAAGGCTTCTCCCACTACGGAACGCAATGGCGTAAACAACTTCGACAACGACTCGCTCCCCCGATCGAGTTTTTGCGGAGGCCCGACCTAAAATGTGCTCGGGCGAGTTCAGTATGCCGAAGGCTTGGAAGGTATTAAAGGAAAAAACGGGCAGAAATAACTCATTTGCGCGTTTCGGTTAACTATTGATGTCTGAGCCCGTAATCCAACATGGTAATGGACCGATTTGCCACGAATCCGGGGCTTCCGTTGGTCGCCCCTATTAGATTGCTGGCGCAGACTTCAATAAGAACATTTATCACGAAGCACGATTGAAATGTGAAGCATTTACGGTAACCGCTTCACGCGGATCTCTTTGAAATACCAGACGCTGTCTGGGTCGTGGGCTTGCAGGGCGATGGCTCCGCCGTCGGGCGAGAATCGTCGTCCGCTGCGAGATGCTGGCCTCTCGACGTTTTCTGGTTCGGTGTAGTCGATTACTTTGTTGCCATCGAGATGCACTGTGATTCGCTTGTCTTGCACGACGACCCGCACCCGGAACCACTTCGTTTCATCGACCGGCGATTGGTCGAGATCGACAATTGCGTACAAGCTGCCCGTCTTCCGCTTTTCTTTCAAGGAACTATTCAGCTGCACTTCGTAACCTTTGGCCAGGTGCAACTTCGCATCGCGAGTTGACATGTCGGTATGCACAAAGATCCCGCCGTTCGAGTTCGGTTCGGCTCGGGCAATCGCTTCCAACTCGAAGTTCATGAACGGTTCCAGGTCATCGTCATCCTGGCCAACGTAAAACAGATGAGCTCGCGTTTGACTGGAGGCGTTCACCCGCAAGATTCCATCTTGAACGGTGAATGCCTTGGGATCGACGTTGGCTCGCCAACCGGTCAAGTCCTGGCCATTGAATAGAGGCTGCCAGTCATCCGCGTAGGCTGGCCACGGACAGAAAACGATCAAGATCAGAAAGATGAATAGTCGCATGGGTGCCGATCTAGATAGGGTAGGAAGGATGGCAGACGACGATCGTCGATCAACTGGAGGGGCTTTATCACTTTATCAACGCGTTGGCGACTTTGCTACGCTGTGAAGAACCAAAGTGGCAATAATGGAACTGGTCCGACAATTGTCGATTTTGGTTCGTTGGGTACAATCGCTTTTTTCCAGAGACACATTCCCGTTGTCGGTATTGGCATGACACTCCTTGACTCACAACAAGCCAGGCGAAGCATCTTTTTCACAGCTCTTGCGCTGGGAAGCCTCGGGGTCATGCTCTTCCATGCGCAAACGAAGGCAGAAACGGTTAAGGACGAGAAACTCCACTTCACGCTTGATCTTCCAGACGGATTTGCTCCGCGTCCCGATTTAATTGGCGCGATGCCGAACATTGTCCACGCGTTTCAATATGGTGAAATCAAGGAAGGCGAGATTCCTGTTCTCCTTCTCATCGAGAAAATGGGTGGCTTTATCGGCCGACAGCGGGTCACACGCGAGCACCTGCCAGACGGATTCGTCGGCGAGATGTTCGATACCACTTGGCAAGGGTTCGACGTCCAGGGGGTCGCCGTTCATGAGACGGGTAACGGCCTTGAAGGGATTACGTACAACGTCCAGATCCCTTTGAAGGATGAGGCGATTCAGGTGAAATTGTTGATCCCTGCCGAACGAAAGGACGAGTTGAAACCATTGCTACGCCCTATCCTGGATGGCTTGCATGGGGAGAGCAATTGGAGTTCAGCGGCACAACCCGGGATTGCGAGTTCTGATAGTTATGGGACGATCTTGCTGGCCTTCATGATCGGCTGCGTCCTAATCGGCCTTGTCGTTCTTTGGTTCGTTTCCCGCATTAGCCCGCGAGGAACGATCTTTTTGATCGCCGTGGTTCTCTATTTCATGAGTTGGCAGTTCGGTGAACTGGAGGGCCGTGAAGTTCGCATGTTGGAAGGAGGAATGCGAATGCTCGGTTTTGCAGGCGGGATCTTGGGCTTGATCGATCTGTTACGCAAACGTAAGTCGGCCTCCGATCAAGCGAACGAGCCGAAACCGGAATAGCGTCGTTTAAGGAGGAGCCATTCCCTCGTGGACGGTGTGTTTTGGCACAATGCAATTGGCTTCGTTGTGGATCAACATCGGATGGCGTCGACCTTCCCTGACGGCGTGACCATCGCTCAGATGCCGATCGATTCGGCGTTGATCGCGACCGGCAAGGTGCCTGCGCTGGGCAGCGCACCGTTAGCTTCCTGGCTGCTGGCCAGGCTCATGCATTTGACCTACGAACGCCTCGGGTTCGAGGCCCAGGATAAGCAGTATCACGACGGAGGCGGGTTTTATCTCAACTTCATTGCCTTCTCGAAAGCTATGAAGCCGTTGGCGTTCTTCAACCTTCACGGCACCTCGGCTGGCTGTCGCGTGTGGGGGCAATGCGATCGAGTTGTCCAGCCACAAGAGTTGCTGCAAAACTTCTTGGACGCACTAATCGCAGAGCCTGACATGCTCATGCCGTGTCGACTACAATGCTTCGATACCGATCCACCTGATCTCGACCAACGGCGGATCAGTAAACCGAATGTTCTTGGTTGGGATGGTAGGCGTTTTCTGGGACGAACCTCAGTATGACCGATCAGAAAGATGATGATATCGATGCCAAGATCGAGGCTCTGTTGAGCGACGACACGAACTACGCGAACATCGACCTATCGCGAGCGACGTTTCAGAAGCATCTGATCGAAGCGACCACGCTCGCACGCGATTTCACCCGCACCATGGTTACGAACGTGCTGCCGGATGCGATCGTCTATACGATCTATTATGGCTGTTCGTACGACGGCAATCCGCGTGTCGAGGACGAGAAAACCTTCCCGGGGGATTACGACCAAGATCCAATCACGACCCACTCGCCGGAAGAGGTGACGAACTGTCTTTGGCGCAATGGCTTCGTGCCGGAGTGGATCAACGTGGCGGTTGCTCGCGAAGATGGTCAGCAAACGTACATTAAGCTTGAATGTTGCAGCCGCTATTCCGCTTTGCCGAAGATGATGTATCACGTGGGAGAAGGCCGCCCCCCGTTTCACGTCCTCGGTCCGCCTCTGCCGCCTCAGTGCGATTTGGAGGCAGGTGAGAAATTTGATCTGTATTGGTGCGACGAGACGAACTAACCAGTAAGCTGATGGTACGTGACACCTTTCTCGAGTCTGATATCGCAATGCGAACCCTTTAACTCGCTCTCAAAGCGTTACAGGGCGACAGGCCGACCGATTTCTCTGCAAAAGCGGGCTTTCGTCAGATGGTTATGCCACTATCACGGGAAAAGCCTTGAGCCATTACACTTGCGGCGTTCTAGGAGACGAATCGATGCCCAATCGCAATCTGTTCTTCACGCTAACTATCGTGGCGGCGTTGTCTGGGATTCCCTTGGCCCTCGCTGCCCAAGAGGCGGATCCTAAGCCGCAGCAAATCATTCAGCAGTGGGCGGCGACGTTCAATAAGAACGACGCCGAGCTACTATCTGCTTTTTACGATCGATCGGACGAGTTGGAAGTGGTCGTCTCGGCTGGCGTGCGGCATCGTGGGTTTGTCGCTTTGAAGAAGGCGTATGTCGATGATATGGCAGCCGTTCAGTTCTACGATTCCGCGGCTATCGAGCCATCCACGCGGATCCTCGGTGACACGGCCATCGTCAGCTTTGAGCACAAGTTCAAGGCGCGAATCAAGCAGGATAACTCGCGCTGGCAAATCCACATTCGCACCACCACCGTGCTCAAGCGAATGGACGGAGAATGGAAGATCGTGCTCGAACATTCTTCACCGATCATGGGGATCGAGCGTTTTACGCCGATTGCGAGCTAAACGCTCCTGAAGAATGGCTATCATGCCGTCCGTAACCGAGCTAAGCTGAGGCGATCCGGCGCTGTTTCTCGTATACATCCATGCGGAGTCGAACATGAGTCGCTATCTGATACCCGCGTTTGGTACACTGATGATCCTGGGTGTGCTCACGACGCTGTCCGCCGACCCGGGAGCTATCCCGCGAAAGGTTAGTCCGCTTGATGGGAAAGCGGTGATCGTCGAGATGGATGGCATCTACTTTGGTGTGAAAAAGAATGTCCGTTTTGAATCGATTGGCAATCAAGACTTCATCGTCATTCCGATGACCAGCGCCGCTGGCGGCGAAACGTACGACAACTGGTGGCGTCTCGACCGTGTGACCCAGCTCAAGGTATTCGATTCGATGGAAGCGGCCGTTGCTCACGATAAGAAGACGTCGACATTTCGTAAGATCGAAGCGGAGTAGCAGCAGTCGCCGTGGTTGCCGCTAGGCTGTGCTCGATGACATTCCAAGACCAGCCGCTCCCAAAAGCGAGCGGCTGGCTTTAATAACTTGGCGAGTCGCAAACTGTTACTCGCGGCCAGCTTCTAGCTTCTTTAAGCCTTCGGTAAGCTTCTCGATTTCTTCCTGTGAGAGCTGCGGCCGATCGATCTTGATGGTCAGCTTGTTAAACTGAGCGGTCAATGGGAACGGCGGGTGATAGTCGTCATCGTTGACGCCGGTGATGGTATCGGAGCCGATATCGAAGCTCTCTTCCCATTGCAAGATAATGGGAATGGTCTTCTCCATTCGCTGTGTGGCGACAACCTTTCCGTCAACTGTGAGCGTTCCAACGCCACCCTGGCCGATGCCTGCGAAACTGTTGAAGGCCATCGTACCGACACCACTGCCGTCGTATTGAAAGTCGAATTCCAGGATGTGCCGACCTGGGGCCAGTGCGTCTGGTCCTTCCCATTTTAAGCGTTGAAGGTCCAGTAAGTTCCAAAGAAACACTGGCTTCCCTTTCAGCAGATAGAATCCGTATCCCGCAAAGCGACCGCCGGAGGTGACGATCATCCCTTCTGCACCCTGTTTGGGTACGGTGATGTCGGCGGAAATCGTGTACGAAGTGTCGAGCAAGAAGGGGGCGTCCCCTTGAGGAAGTCCAGTCATCGCTCTGGTATAGACCAACGTATCGCGACCGGCCGTTAGACTGGGACGTTCAGCTGCAACACGAGCGCCAACGGAGGCGTTCAGCGGCAAAACCTGGTATTTCTTCGCTTCTTCCAGGAACTTGGCCCGAAGCTCTTTGACCTTTTCGGGGTGATTGGCGGCGATGTCTTCGGTCTGATTCCAGTCCTTGTTCAGGTTATACAATTGAAATACCTGGTTGTTGAGCGGATCGGGATTCGCGGCCGAAAACGCTTGCCACGGGGCCCGATTCACCTTGGTGCTCAAGAACCATCCTTCGTGATACATCGCATACTGTCCCATCATCTCGAAGTACTGGGTCGTATGTTGCGAAGGAGCATCTGCGTTTGCCTTGTCGAAGGCGTAGGCAAAGCTGGTTCCTTCGATCGGATCTTGCTTGATCCCATCGACATATTCAGGCGCGGCAATGCCGGTCACTTCGAGGATAGTCGGTACATAGTCGATCACATGCACGAATTGTTCGCGAAGACCTCCCTTGTCTTGAATTCCCTGAGGCCACGAGATCACCATGTTTTGACTCGTGCCACCCAACCGCGATGCATTCTGCTTGAACCAGTCGAACGGCGTATCGAATGCCCATGACCAACCAGCCGACATGTGGTTATACGTGAACTCGGTACCCCAAGCGTCGTAATACTTCATCTGTTGTTCAATGGTGGTACCGACCCCGTTGAAAAAGCAGACTTCGCTGAATGTTCCCACGGGGCCACCTTCAGCGCTGGTACCATTATCGCCGTTCTGATAGATGATGATCGTGTTGTCGAGCTTGCCAAGGTCATCGAAAGCTTGGATCACGCGGCCCATTTCGTAATCGTTGTAAGCCACGTAGGCCGCGAACACGTTCGCTTGACGAATGAACAGTTTCTGAGCCTCTGGCGGCAATTCGTCCCACGGAGTGAGCAAGTCTTTCGGCCACGGCGTCAGCTTCAAGCCTGGTGGAATTACGCCCAGCCGCTTTTGATTCTCGAAGATGCGTTCGCGGAGCTTTTCGTAGCCGTCGTCAAACAGGTGCATCGCTTCGATCTTCTCGACCCACTCTTTCGTCGGATGATGCGGAGCATGCGAACAGCCAGGCGTATAATGCATGAAGATCGGCTGAGAAGGATCACTTTGATGGATGCGTGTCATCCAGTCGATCGCGTCGTCGGCCATGGCCGTGATCATGTTCCAATCGCTTTCTTCCCCCGTGACCGGCCAGGTTTCCGCCTTGGGATCGGATCGATCCATTTTCAGCGTTCCTTGGTGCTGCTCGAACGGATAGATCTGCGTGGTATTGCGGAATAGGTTCGGCCCCCACTGATTCGCATCGCCACCGACAAAGCCGTAGAAATAGTCGAACCCCAGTCCCGTTGGCCATTGGGTGAAAGGGCCTGCCTGGCTGGCTTCGTAGGTCGGCGTGTTGTGGTTTTTTCCGAACCAACTGGTGGCATAGCCGTTGTCCCGCAAGATGCGTCCAATGGTCGCCTTGCTTTTGGGAATCACGCTATCGTATCCCGGAAAACCGGTTGCCTGTTCGGCAATCACTCCGAAGCCAACCGAATGGTGATTTCGTCCGGTGATCAGCGCCGCCCTGGTTGGTGAGCAAAGTGCGGTCGAGAAAACGCGATTAAACCGCAGGCCGTTCTTCGCCAGCCGATCCATGGTGGGCGTCGGAATCACGCCACCAAAGGTGCTGGGCACGCCAAAGCCAGCGTCATCGGTCATGATCAGCAAGATGTTCGGTGCTTCCTTCGGCGGCACAATACGCGGTGCCCACCACGGCTTGGACTGCATCGCGTTCTCTTTGATAACGCCGCCAAAAGGCGGAGCGGGTGCGGGAAGTTGCTTGCCAGGGATGGTCGTTGTGGCGCTGGCCGAACCCAGCGTTCCGGTCACTTCCTGCGCAAACAGCTCCGTCGATGTCAGTAGGACGGCAAGTGAAACGAACAGATACCACGGTTTGTGCTTCTTTCGCGACATGAACATTTCCCCCGATTGGAATGCATCATTGGTGTCAGAATGTATGTCTTGCCCTGGCCCCCAGAAAGAACTGGCGAGCTATCGGTGATTATGCAATGGGCCCATCGGAGAAGCAAACCGGTCTGACGGCTTTCTGAAAACCTTCACGATTCACACCTTGGACGGGTCGCAGTCGTCCATCGCTATCCGAAGGATGCGAGCGGAATTCAGTCGACGAAGCTCGGCAGCAGCAGTTTGGGCTTGGCCTGGGCGTGGGTTGGCTGGTCCCAGATATCATGGTTGGCGGCGAGAAGCTGCAGCTCTGGCGGCTTCATCCAGCCGACGTTCCGGTCGTGATCGTAAACCGGTAACAGGTCGCGCAGTCGCTCATCAAGTGGTTTCAGCAATTGACGCAGATGCGCGGCTTCGGCCTGGGCGGTTTCAGCTGAGCGCCCGTCGGCTGCGTCTTTGACCAGTACCCGCAAGGCATCGCCGGTCCGGCTGCTGACCACGCACCAGGTGCGTGCGGGCTCGTAGCCAAGCTCGGCCAGCACTT
This window of the Blastopirellula marina genome carries:
- a CDS encoding DUF1080 domain-containing protein — translated: MRLFIFLILIVFCPWPAYADDWQPLFNGQDLTGWRANVDPKAFTVQDGILRVNASSQTRAHLFYVGQDDDDLEPFMNFELEAIARAEPNSNGGIFVHTDMSTRDAKLHLAKGYEVQLNSSLKEKRKTGSLYAIVDLDQSPVDETKWFRVRVVVQDKRITVHLDGNKVIDYTEPENVERPASRSGRRFSPDGGAIALQAHDPDSVWYFKEIRVKRLP
- a CDS encoding YybH family protein encodes the protein MPNRNLFFTLTIVAALSGIPLALAAQEADPKPQQIIQQWAATFNKNDAELLSAFYDRSDELEVVVSAGVRHRGFVALKKAYVDDMAAVQFYDSAAIEPSTRILGDTAIVSFEHKFKARIKQDNSRWQIHIRTTTVLKRMDGEWKIVLEHSSPIMGIERFTPIAS
- a CDS encoding arylsulfatase; its protein translation is MSRKKHKPWYLFVSLAVLLTSTELFAQEVTGTLGSASATTTIPGKQLPAPAPPFGGVIKENAMQSKPWWAPRIVPPKEAPNILLIMTDDAGFGVPSTFGGVIPTPTMDRLAKNGLRFNRVFSTALCSPTRAALITGRNHHSVGFGVIAEQATGFPGYDSVIPKSKATIGRILRDNGYATSWFGKNHNTPTYEASQAGPFTQWPTGLGFDYFYGFVGGDANQWGPNLFRNTTQIYPFEQHQGTLKMDRSDPKAETWPVTGEESDWNMITAMADDAIDWMTRIHQSDPSQPIFMHYTPGCSHAPHHPTKEWVEKIEAMHLFDDGYEKLRERIFENQKRLGVIPPGLKLTPWPKDLLTPWDELPPEAQKLFIRQANVFAAYVAYNDYEMGRVIQAFDDLGKLDNTIIIYQNGDNGTSAEGGPVGTFSEVCFFNGVGTTIEQQMKYYDAWGTEFTYNHMSAGWSWAFDTPFDWFKQNASRLGGTSQNMVISWPQGIQDKGGLREQFVHVIDYVPTILEVTGIAAPEYVDGIKQDPIEGTSFAYAFDKANADAPSQHTTQYFEMMGQYAMYHEGWFLSTKVNRAPWQAFSAANPDPLNNQVFQLYNLNKDWNQTEDIAANHPEKVKELRAKFLEEAKKYQVLPLNASVGARVAAERPSLTAGRDTLVYTRAMTGLPQGDAPFLLDTSYTISADITVPKQGAEGMIVTSGGRFAGYGFYLLKGKPVFLWNLLDLQRLKWEGPDALAPGRHILEFDFQYDGSGVGTMAFNSFAGIGQGGVGTLTVDGKVVATQRMEKTIPIILQWEESFDIGSDTITGVNDDDYHPPFPLTAQFNKLTIKIDRPQLSQEEIEKLTEGLKKLEAGRE